The following proteins come from a genomic window of Lolium rigidum isolate FL_2022 chromosome 5, APGP_CSIRO_Lrig_0.1, whole genome shotgun sequence:
- the LOC124656239 gene encoding uncharacterized protein LOC124656239 — protein sequence MPSAALAAARDSPSPSPSPHHYRGRLRSPLGNGNGGDKGNFELRHWRTPLKRAPSCPPPGIEIPIFGDDGDGNGYTSLRDILSSPRGRGSPAAACGIGGGASCGDIHMIRHPLVKHAAYAYLQMTPSAREDPARRTRSWRGRGPLCRLLHGCLSFIGAFFRP from the coding sequence ATGCCATCGGCGGCGCTGGCTGCCGCGCGGGACTCTCCGTCGCCCTCGCCTTCGCCGCACCACTACCGCGGCCGGCTGCGCTCGCCGCTGGGCAACGGCAACGGCGGCGACAAGGGGAACTTCGAGCTGCGGCACTGGCGCACGCCGCTCAAGCGGGCGCCTTCGTGCCCTCCGCCGGGGATCGAAATCCCTATcttcggcgacgacggcgacggcaacGGCTACACCAGCCTCCGGGACATCCTGTCGTCGCCGCGCGGGAGGGGCTCCcccgcggcggcgtgcggcatcggcggcggcgccagCTGCGGGGACATACACATGATACGCCACCCGCTGGTGAAGCACGCCGCGTACGCGTACCTGCAGATGACGCCGTCCGCGAGGGAGGACCCCGCCCGCCGCACCCGGAGCTGGCGCGGCCGCGGCCCGCTCTGCCGCCTCCTCCACGGCTGCCTCAGCTTCATCGGAGCCTTCTTCCGGCCGTGA